Proteins from a genomic interval of Arthrobacter sp. CAN_C5:
- a CDS encoding MMPL family transporter — translation MAHLLYRLGKFASRQRWWIVSAWLAILLAVGGSAAAFSGTLSNNFTIPGTESQRVLDELRETMPEAIGGMGTIVFENSDGVITEEQQSSVEEALADLEQVEGVEAVINPFDVSRQLDEGRAGIDEGRAELEQGTVELEAGAEQAAAGQADLDAQRAEFEASRELLPPEQAAAIEAQLDEGQAQLDASLSEIEDGRSQLEEGSAEIDLAERTLDASSGIQFVSDDGSAAVASVQFDSAVDAVTLETREAVQAAADTVTDAGVNVFYSKEIVQDISEIFGIAEIVGLLVAVIVLIVMLGTLVAAGLPLLMAIVGVGVGVGVTFALTGVISMSSITPVLALMLGLAVGIDYSLFIVNRHRTQLLRGMGMQESIGRATGTAGNAVLFAGITVIIALAALAVPGLPFLTLLGLSAAGTVAVAVLVALTLTPALLGFMGRKVISRRRWAKAEAESDLDASHEQVQAEEDRKAASGRGWGGFATRKPILTLIAGVAALAVIALPALDLRVGLPDGGSEPADSTAFQAYELAGEYFGEGTSGPLLVVANLPATDTDAELSELQLEVADRLATVDNAAAAVPAGVSDDGRTGIFQVIPTEGPASESTEELVRELRSSASAIESDTGVLISVTGQTAANIDVSEKLMEAMPLYLGIVVGLSLVLLLLVFRSILVPLIATAGFLLSLLASFGATVAIYQWGWFGDIFGVTNPGPILSFLPIILIGVLFGLAMDYQMFLVSGMREAWVHGGSAKSAVRVGFSHGARVVTAAAIIMVAVFAGFVFSHLTMVRPIGFGLAFGVLVDAFVVRMTLVPAAMYLLGRHAWWLPKWLDRILPDVDVEGARLSRTEPVADGADEGRSDRVSIKN, via the coding sequence ATGGCACACCTGCTGTACCGCTTAGGCAAGTTTGCATCACGACAGCGCTGGTGGATCGTGTCAGCCTGGCTTGCCATCCTGCTGGCCGTCGGCGGATCAGCGGCCGCGTTCTCGGGCACGCTGAGCAACAACTTCACCATCCCGGGCACCGAGTCACAGCGTGTGCTCGACGAGCTGCGGGAGACCATGCCCGAAGCCATCGGAGGCATGGGCACCATCGTGTTCGAGAACTCCGATGGGGTCATCACCGAGGAGCAGCAGTCCTCCGTTGAGGAGGCGCTCGCCGACCTGGAACAGGTTGAGGGAGTCGAAGCGGTCATCAATCCCTTCGACGTCTCCCGACAGCTCGACGAGGGCAGGGCCGGAATCGATGAAGGCCGGGCGGAGCTCGAGCAGGGCACCGTCGAGCTGGAGGCCGGCGCAGAGCAGGCGGCAGCGGGCCAGGCCGATCTCGATGCCCAGCGCGCAGAGTTCGAAGCCAGCCGGGAGTTGCTCCCGCCCGAACAGGCGGCAGCCATCGAAGCCCAGCTTGACGAAGGTCAGGCGCAACTCGATGCCTCCCTCTCCGAGATTGAGGATGGCCGGAGCCAGCTGGAGGAAGGCAGCGCCGAGATTGACCTTGCCGAGCGCACTCTCGATGCGTCGTCGGGAATCCAGTTCGTGTCCGACGACGGCTCCGCAGCGGTTGCCAGCGTCCAGTTCGATTCTGCGGTAGACGCCGTCACGCTGGAAACCCGCGAAGCGGTTCAGGCCGCGGCGGACACCGTCACCGACGCCGGCGTCAACGTGTTCTACAGCAAGGAGATCGTCCAGGACATCTCGGAGATCTTCGGGATCGCCGAGATAGTGGGGCTGCTGGTCGCCGTCATCGTGCTGATCGTCATGCTGGGAACGCTGGTTGCTGCCGGACTGCCGCTGCTGATGGCCATCGTTGGCGTTGGGGTCGGTGTGGGCGTGACCTTCGCTCTGACCGGCGTCATCTCGATGAGTTCCATCACCCCGGTCCTGGCGTTGATGCTGGGCCTCGCTGTTGGCATCGACTACTCCCTGTTCATCGTGAACAGGCATCGAACCCAGCTGCTTCGGGGAATGGGCATGCAGGAATCGATTGGCAGGGCCACCGGAACCGCTGGTAACGCCGTCCTGTTTGCGGGCATTACCGTGATCATTGCCCTCGCCGCGCTGGCCGTCCCCGGGCTGCCGTTCCTCACCCTGCTGGGTCTGTCCGCCGCGGGCACCGTTGCCGTCGCCGTCCTCGTGGCGCTGACCCTGACCCCGGCGTTGCTGGGATTCATGGGCCGTAAGGTCATTTCCCGCCGGCGGTGGGCCAAAGCCGAGGCCGAATCCGATCTCGACGCCTCCCACGAACAGGTCCAGGCGGAAGAGGACCGGAAGGCAGCCAGCGGACGTGGTTGGGGTGGGTTTGCCACCCGGAAACCGATCCTCACCCTGATTGCGGGCGTTGCAGCCCTGGCTGTGATCGCGCTGCCGGCCCTCGATCTGAGGGTGGGCCTGCCCGACGGCGGCTCGGAACCAGCCGACTCGACCGCCTTCCAGGCCTACGAACTGGCCGGAGAGTACTTCGGCGAGGGAACCAGCGGTCCACTGCTGGTGGTAGCGAATCTTCCGGCTACCGATACCGACGCGGAACTGAGCGAACTGCAGCTTGAGGTCGCCGACCGGCTGGCCACCGTCGACAACGCTGCTGCCGCCGTGCCGGCCGGCGTGAGCGACGACGGACGTACGGGCATTTTTCAGGTGATCCCCACCGAGGGACCCGCCAGCGAGAGTACCGAAGAGCTGGTCCGCGAACTGCGGAGTTCGGCATCGGCCATCGAGTCGGACACCGGTGTGCTGATCTCGGTGACCGGCCAGACAGCTGCCAACATCGACGTCTCCGAGAAGCTCATGGAGGCGATGCCCCTGTACCTGGGGATCGTCGTCGGCCTTTCCTTGGTGCTGTTGCTCCTGGTGTTCCGTTCGATCCTGGTACCGCTGATCGCCACCGCCGGCTTCCTGCTGTCACTGCTGGCCAGCTTCGGTGCAACGGTCGCCATCTACCAGTGGGGCTGGTTCGGTGACATCTTTGGTGTGACCAACCCGGGGCCCATCCTGAGCTTTCTGCCGATCATCCTGATCGGTGTCCTGTTTGGGCTGGCGATGGACTACCAGATGTTCCTGGTGTCGGGGATGCGCGAAGCATGGGTTCACGGTGGCAGCGCGAAGAGCGCCGTCCGCGTGGGGTTCAGCCACGGCGCACGGGTGGTGACCGCTGCGGCGATCATCATGGTGGCGGTCTTCGCCGGGTTCGTGTTCTCCCACCTGACCATGGTCCGGCCCATCGGCTTCGGCCTGGCCTTCGGGGTGCTGGTCGACGCGTTTGTGGTCAGGATGACCCTGGTGCCCGCCGCGATGTATTTGCTGGGCCGACACGCCTGGTGGCTGCCGAAATGGCTGGACCGCATCCTGCCCGACGTCGACGTCGAAGGCGCTCGTTTGTCGCGCACCGAACCCGTCGCCGACGGCGCAGACGAGGGCCGCTCCGACCGGGTGAGCATCAAGAATTAG
- a CDS encoding TetR/AcrR family transcriptional regulator has translation MARPPNPERKTELLDQILDHLLDKTLAGLSFRTLADGLGISSYVLVYHFGNREELVNQIVTHIERRHDSVKVPRPEDLSREDFREWSLATWRWTQIERNRQLQRLEFEASLHDAVSDSPRESAAAKYEYWHGFIRDWLLSQGMPSDLADTAARMHLSGTYGLQYDFVVNRDRSATEAALLLMLDYFLDYLDRVTEPEQRRA, from the coding sequence ATGGCGCGACCACCGAACCCGGAACGCAAGACAGAACTGCTTGACCAGATCCTCGACCACCTGCTGGACAAGACTCTTGCAGGCCTGAGTTTCCGGACACTGGCGGATGGTCTTGGCATCAGCAGTTACGTGCTGGTTTACCATTTCGGCAATCGTGAGGAACTGGTCAACCAGATCGTCACCCATATCGAGCGTCGCCACGATTCGGTGAAGGTGCCCCGCCCGGAAGATCTCAGCCGCGAGGACTTCCGGGAGTGGTCCCTGGCAACCTGGCGGTGGACGCAGATCGAACGCAACCGGCAACTGCAAAGGCTGGAGTTCGAAGCGTCCCTTCACGATGCGGTCAGCGATTCACCACGCGAGAGCGCGGCGGCGAAGTACGAGTACTGGCATGGCTTTATCAGGGACTGGCTGTTGTCTCAGGGCATGCCCTCCGATTTGGCAGACACGGCGGCGCGGATGCACCTGTCGGGGACCTACGGCCTGCAGTATGACTTCGTGGTCAACCGCGACCGGTCGGCGACGGAAGCCGCGCTGCTGCTGATGCTTGACTATTTCTTGGACTACCTTGACCGGGTAACCGAGCCGGAACAGCGGCGGGCCTGA
- a CDS encoding catalase, with protein MSSNFSTTQSGAPVIDDANSSSLGRDGAIPLTDHYLIEKLAQFNRERVPERVVHAKGGGAFGTFEVTSDVSEYTKASMFQPGAVTETLLRFSSVAGEQGSPDTWRDPRGFALKFYTDEGNYDLVGNNTPVFFIRDGIKFPDFIHSQKRLPGTNLRDADMQWDFWTLSPESAHQVTWLMGDRGLPNSWRTMNGYGSHTFMWINEAGVKSWVKYHFKSNQGHEVLTGDQAEALAGSDADHHLRDLSENIAAGNFPSWDLKVQIMPYDDAKDYRFNPFDLTKVWPQGDYPLIPVGKLTLNRNPENYFAQIEQAAFAPSNFVPGIAASPDRMLQARIFSYADAHRYRVGTNHAQLPVNAPKNEVRNYSKDGAARYDFNSPSTPVYAPNSVGGPAADPAQYGPHGGWENDGDLVRAAHSLHTEDDDFGQAGTLYREVFSDGERARFLDTITGAVGGVTIDAIRERAIQYWTNVDVELGAKLRAALGADASGGNSQAEAANKV; from the coding sequence ATGTCTTCGAACTTCAGCACTACCCAATCCGGAGCACCAGTCATTGATGACGCCAACTCGTCCAGCCTCGGCCGCGACGGCGCTATCCCCCTGACCGATCACTACCTGATCGAGAAGCTCGCGCAGTTCAACCGCGAGCGTGTCCCCGAGCGTGTGGTCCACGCCAAGGGTGGTGGCGCATTCGGTACCTTCGAGGTCACCTCGGACGTCAGCGAATACACCAAGGCATCCATGTTCCAGCCAGGCGCGGTCACCGAGACGCTCCTGCGGTTCTCGTCGGTTGCCGGCGAGCAGGGTTCACCCGACACCTGGCGCGACCCCCGCGGCTTCGCCCTGAAGTTCTACACCGACGAGGGCAACTACGACCTGGTCGGCAACAACACCCCCGTCTTCTTCATCCGCGACGGCATCAAGTTCCCCGACTTCATCCACTCCCAGAAGCGCCTGCCGGGAACCAACCTGCGCGATGCCGACATGCAGTGGGACTTCTGGACCCTCAGCCCCGAGTCAGCACACCAGGTGACCTGGCTGATGGGTGACCGCGGACTCCCCAACTCATGGCGCACCATGAACGGCTACGGATCGCACACCTTCATGTGGATCAACGAGGCCGGCGTGAAATCCTGGGTCAAATACCACTTCAAGTCCAACCAGGGCCACGAGGTACTGACCGGAGACCAGGCCGAGGCGCTTGCCGGGTCGGACGCCGATCACCACCTGCGCGACCTCTCCGAGAACATCGCTGCCGGCAACTTCCCGAGCTGGGACCTCAAGGTCCAGATCATGCCGTACGACGACGCCAAGGACTACCGCTTCAACCCGTTCGACCTCACCAAGGTCTGGCCTCAGGGCGACTACCCTCTGATCCCCGTCGGCAAGCTCACCCTGAACCGGAACCCGGAGAACTACTTCGCGCAGATCGAGCAGGCTGCATTCGCGCCGTCGAACTTCGTCCCCGGCATCGCGGCCAGCCCTGACCGGATGCTGCAGGCACGGATCTTCTCCTACGCCGACGCACACCGCTACCGCGTGGGCACCAACCACGCACAGCTGCCCGTGAACGCGCCGAAGAACGAGGTCCGTAACTACTCCAAGGACGGAGCGGCACGGTACGACTTTAACTCGCCGTCCACTCCGGTCTACGCTCCGAACTCGGTGGGCGGTCCGGCCGCTGACCCGGCACAGTACGGCCCTCATGGCGGCTGGGAGAACGACGGCGATCTGGTGCGCGCCGCACACTCCCTCCACACTGAGGACGACGACTTCGGTCAGGCAGGCACCCTGTACCGCGAGGTCTTCTCCGACGGCGAGCGGGCCCGCTTCCTCGACACCATCACCGGTGCCGTGGGCGGCGTGACCATCGACGCCATCCGGGAAAGGGCCATCCAGTACTGGACCAACGTCGACGTCGAACTCGGCGCCAAGCTGCGTGCGGCCCTCGGCGCTGACGCCTCCGGCGGAAACAGCCAGGCCGAAGCCGCCAACAAGGTCTAA
- a CDS encoding Fur family transcriptional regulator: MTDIATPPSAAVAQWATALRAHGRRVTRQRLAVLAAVELSPHSTTEDIAASVRVDLPEITVQSVYVVVADLTALGLLRRIETPHSPARYETRVDDNHHHAVCTGCGRIEDVDCAVGHAPCLTPQWPAGSSPMTIQIADVVYQGLCADCR; the protein is encoded by the coding sequence ATGACCGACATCGCGACACCACCGAGCGCAGCTGTTGCGCAATGGGCAACAGCCCTGCGCGCTCACGGCCGCCGGGTGACGCGTCAACGCCTGGCGGTTCTGGCAGCGGTCGAACTCTCTCCCCATTCCACCACCGAGGATATCGCCGCGAGCGTCCGCGTCGACCTGCCGGAGATCACCGTGCAGTCCGTGTATGTGGTGGTTGCCGATCTTACGGCCCTGGGATTGCTGCGCCGGATCGAAACACCCCACTCCCCCGCCCGGTATGAGACCCGCGTCGATGACAACCACCATCACGCGGTGTGCACCGGCTGCGGTCGTATCGAGGACGTCGATTGCGCCGTCGGTCACGCGCCCTGCCTGACCCCGCAGTGGCCAGCAGGCAGCAGCCCGATGACCATCCAGATTGCGGATGTCGTCTATCAGGGCCTTTGCGCTGACTGCCGCTAA
- a CDS encoding alpha/beta fold hydrolase gives MKEVAVGRTMWEHSQTVVVGEVSCAVRTVGAGSREVILIHGIGVSARYFEPMAAHLARTCTVRAIELPGFAALPAPRRRLTVKEFGGIAAEVMRVLGVRDAVVVGHSMGSQVAAEAVRAAPDLVSSLVLLAPTINDRERTVATQMMRLAQDTLRESPAANYIVVSDYFRAGMRWYLKTLPSMLRHRLEDALPTITCPVTLVRGSRDPIVPADWMHRLAEAGNDVTTGEVPGEPHVMMYRSPEATARFFSGETSHAAR, from the coding sequence ATGAAAGAGGTTGCAGTGGGCCGGACCATGTGGGAGCACTCCCAAACCGTCGTCGTAGGTGAGGTGTCCTGTGCTGTGCGAACGGTCGGGGCGGGCAGCCGCGAGGTGATCCTGATCCACGGAATAGGGGTCTCAGCCCGCTACTTCGAGCCTATGGCCGCCCACCTGGCCAGGACCTGCACCGTGCGCGCCATTGAACTCCCAGGATTCGCCGCGCTACCGGCGCCGCGTCGCCGACTCACCGTGAAGGAATTCGGGGGCATTGCTGCTGAGGTGATGCGGGTCCTGGGGGTGCGGGACGCCGTCGTCGTCGGACACTCAATGGGGTCCCAGGTTGCTGCCGAGGCGGTGCGCGCGGCCCCCGATCTGGTGTCAAGCCTGGTCCTGCTGGCCCCGACCATCAACGACCGGGAACGGACGGTGGCGACGCAGATGATGCGGCTCGCGCAGGACACGCTGCGTGAGTCCCCGGCGGCCAACTACATTGTTGTTTCCGACTATTTCCGTGCCGGGATGAGGTGGTATCTCAAAACCCTCCCGTCGATGCTCCGCCACCGGTTGGAGGACGCTCTGCCCACGATCACCTGCCCGGTCACGCTGGTTCGCGGCAGCCGTGACCCTATTGTTCCTGCCGACTGGATGCACCGCCTCGCTGAGGCGGGGAACGACGTGACCACCGGAGAAGTCCCCGGCGAGCCACACGTCATGATGTATCGGTCGCCCGAGGCCACCGCCCGATTCTTTAGTGGTGAAACCTCACATGCTGCTCGCTAG
- a CDS encoding triacylglycerol lipase, with protein MLLARRGWSWVLDYVYVGFWQVHGFLFREDPSQYLTPEIGPSEQPGPPVLLIPGIYETWQFMRPVAAHLSAAGHPVHVVQQLGYNRGTVQSMAALVAEYLGRHNLTDVVLVAHSKGGLIGKYVMTQPDGGDRVRQLIAVNTPFSGSIYANFFVLPSIRAFSPRNTFLRTQLANIGSNARITSVYSRFDPHIPEGSQLPGAENVELETMGHFRVIGDRRLLEAVDRAIADYGPHTA; from the coding sequence ATGCTGCTCGCTAGGCGCGGATGGTCCTGGGTCCTGGACTATGTCTACGTGGGTTTCTGGCAGGTGCATGGCTTCCTTTTCCGTGAGGATCCCTCTCAGTACCTGACCCCGGAGATTGGGCCATCGGAGCAGCCGGGCCCGCCGGTGCTGCTCATCCCGGGAATCTACGAGACCTGGCAGTTCATGCGGCCGGTCGCGGCGCATCTGTCAGCCGCTGGCCACCCTGTGCACGTGGTCCAGCAACTCGGCTACAACCGGGGCACCGTCCAGTCCATGGCTGCGCTCGTGGCCGAGTACCTCGGCAGGCACAATCTCACCGACGTCGTCCTGGTGGCCCATAGCAAGGGTGGTTTGATTGGCAAATACGTCATGACCCAGCCCGACGGCGGCGACCGGGTACGTCAACTGATCGCCGTGAATACGCCGTTCTCCGGTTCGATCTACGCCAACTTCTTTGTGCTGCCGAGCATCAGGGCCTTCTCGCCTCGGAACACGTTCCTGCGGACGCAACTCGCCAACATCGGATCCAACGCACGGATCACCTCCGTCTACAGCCGGTTCGACCCCCATATCCCTGAAGGCAGCCAGCTTCCCGGCGCGGAGAACGTTGAGCTGGAAACAATGGGTCACTTTCGGGTCATCGGTGACCGGCGGTTGCTCGAGGCCGTGGATCGGGCGATCGCCGACTATGGGCCCCACACTGCCTGA
- a CDS encoding MFS transporter gives MPKLLADITPLKESPAFRRLFFGMALSAVGTQLTLVAVSLQVYSLTESSLSVGLLGLFALVPLVVAGLYGGAIADAHDRRKVALVSGVFLWGSTMAIAAQAWAGIENVWLLYALVAVHSGAAGINQPTRTAIIPRLVRPELLPAANALSMITFGLAMTVGPLFAGLLVAQVGYGWTYTVDVVTFTAALWALFKLPPLPPEGKVRRAGLATVLEGFRYLGTRPNIRMTFLIDLAAMVMAQPRALLPAIGAVLIGGGELTVGILLASVAVGAVLAGLFSGPLGHIHRQGLAVMWAVIGWGASVSAFGLVVVMAGSSQAAASDELSPWIIPAAICLVFAGISDSVSGVFRSTILQSATPDAMRGRLQGVFIVVVAGGPRLGDMVAGGNAEWLGEGWTAVFGGLLCILLVIILMKRQPRFAQYDSRNPEP, from the coding sequence GTGCCCAAACTTCTAGCTGATATCACGCCGCTCAAAGAGAGTCCCGCGTTCAGGAGACTGTTCTTCGGGATGGCGCTGTCGGCAGTCGGCACCCAGCTGACCTTGGTCGCGGTGAGCCTGCAGGTCTACAGCCTGACCGAGTCCAGCCTCAGTGTCGGGCTGCTCGGGTTGTTCGCGCTGGTGCCGCTGGTGGTGGCGGGACTCTACGGAGGCGCGATCGCTGACGCGCACGACCGGCGGAAGGTAGCCCTGGTCTCCGGGGTGTTCCTGTGGGGCAGCACCATGGCGATCGCTGCACAGGCGTGGGCCGGGATCGAGAATGTCTGGCTGTTGTATGCGCTGGTCGCGGTCCACTCCGGTGCAGCAGGCATCAACCAGCCCACCCGGACGGCCATCATCCCCCGGCTGGTCCGCCCCGAGCTTCTTCCCGCCGCCAACGCGCTGAGCATGATCACCTTCGGGCTGGCGATGACCGTGGGCCCGCTGTTTGCCGGGCTGCTCGTGGCCCAGGTGGGCTATGGCTGGACCTACACCGTTGATGTTGTGACCTTCACGGCTGCCCTGTGGGCGCTGTTCAAGCTGCCGCCGTTGCCTCCCGAGGGCAAGGTGCGGCGGGCGGGACTGGCGACGGTGCTGGAAGGGTTCAGGTATCTGGGTACCCGGCCCAACATCCGGATGACCTTCCTGATTGACCTCGCGGCAATGGTGATGGCGCAGCCGAGGGCGCTGCTCCCGGCCATCGGCGCGGTGCTGATCGGTGGCGGTGAGCTGACGGTCGGGATACTGCTGGCGTCGGTCGCTGTCGGAGCGGTGCTTGCCGGATTGTTCTCGGGCCCGCTGGGGCACATCCATCGGCAGGGTCTGGCGGTGATGTGGGCTGTGATCGGGTGGGGTGCTTCAGTGAGTGCGTTTGGCCTGGTGGTGGTAATGGCCGGTTCCTCTCAGGCCGCCGCGTCCGATGAACTGTCCCCCTGGATCATCCCGGCGGCTATCTGCCTGGTGTTCGCCGGCATCTCCGACTCGGTCAGCGGGGTGTTCCGCAGCACGATCCTGCAGTCCGCCACCCCTGACGCAATGCGTGGCCGTCTGCAGGGCGTGTTCATCGTGGTGGTGGCGGGCGGTCCGCGGCTGGGTGACATGGTGGCTGGCGGCAACGCGGAGTGGCTGGGGGAGGGCTGGACGGCGGTGTTCGGCGGGCTCCTTTGCATTCTGTTGGTGATTATTCTGATGAAGCGTCAGCCCCGGTTCGCGCAGTACGATTCACGTAACCCTGAACCGTAG
- the htpX gene encoding zinc metalloprotease HtpX has translation MHNHFNGPKTVMLFGALMGIFLVFGAVIAGATGSSSFIWIFALIGVGSVAYSYWNSDKLAIRAMKAVPVTEQQAPAMYRIVRELSTKANKPMPRLYVSPTMAPNAFATGRNPENSAVCCTQGILSLLNERELRGVLGHELMHVYNRDILLSSMAAAVAGVITSVAQMFAFTGMMGGNRNSGGNPIAAILLAVLAPFAAVLVRSAIGRTREYDADEDGAKLTGDPLALASALRKLERGTQQAPLPQSQQLVNTSHLMIANPFKGGGVQKMFASHPPMGDRIQRLERMAGQPLR, from the coding sequence GTGCACAATCATTTCAACGGACCCAAGACAGTGATGTTGTTCGGTGCCCTCATGGGCATCTTCTTGGTTTTCGGTGCGGTTATTGCCGGGGCCACTGGCAGCTCGTCATTCATCTGGATCTTCGCCCTGATCGGCGTCGGATCGGTCGCCTACAGCTACTGGAACAGCGACAAGCTGGCGATCCGCGCGATGAAGGCGGTCCCGGTGACCGAGCAGCAGGCGCCGGCCATGTACCGGATTGTGCGGGAGCTCAGTACCAAAGCCAACAAGCCGATGCCGCGCCTGTACGTGTCACCCACGATGGCGCCGAACGCGTTTGCGACCGGCCGTAACCCGGAGAATTCAGCCGTATGCTGCACCCAGGGCATCCTGTCCCTGCTCAATGAGCGGGAATTGCGCGGGGTGCTGGGACACGAACTGATGCATGTCTACAATCGGGACATCCTTCTCAGCTCCATGGCGGCTGCAGTAGCGGGTGTGATCACGTCGGTGGCGCAGATGTTCGCCTTCACCGGGATGATGGGCGGCAACCGCAATTCGGGCGGCAACCCGATCGCGGCAATCCTGCTGGCCGTTCTCGCGCCCTTCGCTGCGGTACTGGTGCGCTCGGCCATCGGCCGGACCCGCGAGTACGACGCCGACGAGGATGGCGCCAAGCTGACCGGCGACCCCCTGGCGCTGGCCTCCGCGCTGCGCAAGCTTGAACGGGGAACCCAGCAGGCTCCGTTGCCGCAGAGCCAGCAGCTCGTCAATACGTCGCACCTGATGATCGCCAACCCGTTCAAGGGTGGCGGGGTGCAGAAAATGTTCGCGAGCCACCCACCCATGGGTGATCGGATCCAGCGGCTGGAGCGGATGGCTGGTCAGCCTCTCCGCTAA
- the putP gene encoding sodium/proline symporter PutP, with protein sequence MPDQTFQIIAMVIYMSAMLGIGWYAFKRTSDLDDYMLAGRGLKPGVAALSAGASDMSGWLLLGLPGAIYVSGLIEVWIAIGLTIGAWLNWKFVAPRLRSYTEVSNNSITVPSFLENRLKDKSRILRIVSGIIILVFFTFYVSSGMVAGGLFFESSFNSNYTVGMIIVATITIAYTLFGGFMGATFTDVAQGLLMLVALIMVPIIGLIQVGGFDGLTTSIREVDPSFLNIVAGGSTVAIISAASWGLGYFGQPHIIVRFMAMRTPQDAVAGRRIGVGWMVITVIGAISTALVGIAYFQQNPDLSLTDPEAVFLDLSQAFFHPFVAGIILAAVLAAVMSTISSQLVVCSSALVEDLYNMVSKRTLTNKQGVILGRLGVLVVAIVAIILASGRSESILSLVAFAWAGFGAAFGPTVLLALYWKKLTMPGALAGMVSGAVVVFTWGNSPLADTMYEIVPGFFLNLIVAIVVSKLTWKSNSEIEAEFDLAVKGTRSFKRIAAEKAADDRITTA encoded by the coding sequence ATGCCCGACCAGACATTCCAAATCATCGCAATGGTGATCTATATGAGCGCCATGCTCGGAATCGGATGGTATGCCTTCAAGAGAACCTCGGACCTCGACGACTACATGCTCGCCGGCCGTGGACTCAAGCCGGGCGTGGCAGCCCTTAGCGCCGGAGCCTCCGACATGTCGGGATGGCTTCTCCTCGGACTGCCCGGAGCCATCTACGTCTCCGGTCTGATCGAGGTCTGGATAGCGATCGGCCTCACCATCGGAGCCTGGCTCAACTGGAAATTCGTTGCTCCACGGTTGCGCAGCTACACCGAGGTGTCGAACAATTCGATTACTGTGCCGAGCTTCCTCGAGAACCGGCTGAAAGACAAGAGCCGCATCCTGCGGATCGTTTCCGGAATCATCATCCTGGTGTTCTTCACCTTCTACGTTTCCTCCGGCATGGTGGCCGGCGGCCTCTTCTTCGAAAGCTCGTTTAACTCCAACTACACCGTCGGCATGATCATCGTTGCCACCATCACCATCGCCTACACCCTCTTCGGCGGCTTCATGGGCGCTACCTTCACCGATGTGGCCCAGGGCTTGCTCATGCTGGTCGCGCTGATCATGGTGCCGATCATCGGCCTGATACAGGTGGGCGGGTTCGACGGCCTCACCACATCCATCCGCGAGGTCGATCCGTCGTTCCTGAACATCGTCGCCGGCGGCTCCACGGTAGCCATCATCTCGGCTGCCTCCTGGGGCCTCGGCTACTTCGGCCAGCCGCACATCATCGTCCGCTTCATGGCCATGCGCACCCCGCAGGATGCCGTTGCCGGACGACGGATCGGTGTGGGCTGGATGGTCATCACTGTCATCGGCGCCATCTCGACAGCACTGGTCGGTATTGCCTACTTCCAGCAAAACCCGGACCTGTCCCTGACCGACCCCGAAGCCGTGTTCCTGGACCTGTCGCAAGCCTTCTTCCACCCCTTCGTCGCCGGCATCATCCTTGCGGCGGTCCTCGCAGCGGTCATGAGCACCATCTCCTCGCAGCTGGTGGTCTGCTCCTCAGCCCTCGTTGAGGATCTCTACAACATGGTCTCCAAGCGCACCCTGACCAACAAGCAGGGTGTCATCCTTGGCCGCCTGGGCGTTCTGGTGGTCGCGATCGTCGCCATCATTCTTGCCTCGGGACGCAGCGAATCGATCCTCTCGCTGGTCGCGTTCGCCTGGGCTGGCTTCGGCGCCGCCTTCGGACCCACCGTCCTTCTGGCTCTTTACTGGAAGAAGCTCACCATGCCTGGCGCCCTCGCCGGAATGGTTTCGGGCGCTGTCGTCGTCTTCACCTGGGGCAACTCGCCCCTGGCCGACACGATGTACGAGATTGTCCCCGGTTTCTTCCTCAACCTGATCGTCGCCATCGTCGTCAGCAAACTCACCTGGAAGTCCAACTCCGAGATCGAAGCCGAGTTCGATCTTGCCGTCAAGGGCACCCGCTCCTTCAAGCGAATCGCTGCTGAAAAGGCCGCCGACGACAGAATCACCACCGCCTAG